In one Papilio machaon chromosome 15, ilPapMach1.1, whole genome shotgun sequence genomic region, the following are encoded:
- the LOC106721023 gene encoding MAR-binding filament-like protein 1-1 — MKSLRLWWCVAAILLVCSPPARCRNVTTEDIRDAMLSLIHMFRVSEDKLERHEFRERTFGEQLKKMVAGLEKRHRALEPMKGIVSRLDERLSNVETILFQKEEREKEQRKKTEDTLEEIKKSIQALTETVKTIKTQHETAPAEVEDNLTTKEDSLATRLDGTDQKLDAIQNEMEELKNSLTKESLQLMCSSIASASNPFERHISEAEKLLNKYELKLNEYNGTASKVMTDFVPLNEVALADDAWHNKMTSVMERQEAEIKKIQQLLSDAESTWKELPRRSDTQLALNITLESIESIRHNITDDSDNTVEKISTKLREMSDRLATTNGDIQNSLTQSNTMSERAYNDISRSYATLLKEVQALSKNEHVMLQTADNVIANKKRIDHGMHQILLEMRELVKAQTMHLNNTLVNSINATETSIVNSQMNAMMSLTAKIESEMTQVWRQIGSMYQQLSASKASLDKLTGQTEQYVNGSAATMQSMKEKVTLITTRMAEVDDNLNYLLGRLSLVTQEFSQIKTGLGEALDKAKSNLLTVQSKINGNSAGPHDIDSEEKGTN, encoded by the exons TACTGAAGATATACGAGACGCGATGCTATCCCTAATCCACATGTTCCGGGTATCTGAGGACAAGCTGGAGCGACACGAGTTCAGAGAGCGGACGTTTGGAGAACAGCTGAAGAAGATGGTAGCCGGTTTGGAAAAGCGGCATCGAGCCCTAGAGCCCATGAAGGGAATCGTCTCTAGATTAGATGAGAGATTATCCAATGTTGAAACGATATTGTTCCAG AAAGAAGAGAGAGAAAAAGAACAGCGTAAAAAGACAGAGGATACTCTGGAAGAAATAAAGAAGTCGATCCAAGCACTAACGGAAACGGTGAAGACCATTAAAACTCAACACGAGACCGCGCCTGCTGAGGTGGAGGACAATTTGACTACCAAAGAGGACTCGCTCGCCACAAGACTTGACGGCACTGACCAGAAACTAGACGCCATTCAAAACGAAATGGAAGAACTTAAGAACAGTTTGACCAAG GAATCATTGCAACTGATGTGCTCGAGCATAGCGTCCGCATCAAATCCCTTCGAGCGCCACATCTCTGAGGCGGAGAAGTTGCTCAACAAGTACGAGCTGAAACTAAACGAGTACAACGGCACCGCCAGCAAGGTGATGACGGACTTCGTGCCCCTCAACGAAGTCGCGCTCGCGGATGACGCCTGGCACAACAAGATGACCAGCG TAATGGAGCGTCAGGAAGCGGAGATAAAGAAGATCCAGCAACTGTTATCGGATGCGGAGAGCACGTGGAAGGAGCTGCCGCGGCGCTCTGACACGCAGCTTGCTCTCAACATCACTCTGGAGAGCATCGAGAGCATTCGACACAACATCACCGATGACAGCGATAACA CTGTTGAGAAGATATCTACGAAGCTGCGAGAAATGAGCGACCGTTTGGCGACAACGAACGGCGACATCCAGAACAGCCTCACGCAGAGCAACACGATGAGTGAGCGCGCTTACAACGACATCTCGCGGAGCTACGCCACACTGCTCAAGGAG GTGCAAGCTCTATCAAAGAACGAGCACGTGATGCTGCAGACGGCGGACAACGTGATCGCCAACAAGAAGCGCATCGACCACGGCATGCACCAGATACTGCTCGAGATGAGAGAACTGGTCAAAGCGCAGACCATGCATCTCAACAACACGCTCGTCAACAG CATCAACGCGACTGAAACATCTATAGTTAACAGTCAGATGAACGCGATGATGTCTTTAACGGCTAAGATCGAGTCAGAGATGACGCAGGTGTGGCGGCAGATCGGCAGCATGTACCAGCAACTCTCTGCCAGCAAGGCCTCGCTAGATAAACTTACG GGACAGACGGAACAATACGTGAACGGCAGCGCCGCGACTATGCAGAGCATGAAGGAAAAA GTGACTCTGATCACGACACGCATGGCGGAAGTTGACGATAACTTGAATTATTTACTTGGAAGACTGTCCCTCGTGACACAAGAGTTTAGTCAGATTAAGACCGGCCTGGGGGAGGCGCTCGATAAAGCAAAGTCCAACCTACTCACTGTTCaatccaaaataaacg GTAACAGCGCGGGCCCTCATGATATCGACAGCGAGGAGAAAGGGACCAACTGA
- the LOC106721044 gene encoding UPF0047 protein YjbQ: MASNRGIQIGSAWFQRKLNLRPQHRGVHLVTEEILKQVPELSQFAVGLCHIQIMHTSASLALNESWDPDVRDDMEMMLNKIVPEGLPYRHSCEGPDDMPAHVKACFLGSSLTIPITDGKLNLGTWQGVWLCEHRNHAGSRKVVVTLSGCPRDSPLSPVSAASCSS, encoded by the exons atggcCTCGAACCGTGGAATTCAGATTGGATCCGCGTGGTTTCAACGGAAGCTAAACTTGAGACCGCAACACCGAGGCGTGCACCTTGTTACCGAGGAAATCCTCAAGCAGGTGCCCGAACTGTCTCAGTTTGCGGTTGGTCTCTGCCATATCCAAA TAATGCATACTTCAGCAAGTTTGGCACTCAATGAAAGTTGGGATCCTGATGTTAGAGACGACATGGAGATGATGCTTAACAAAATAGTACCAGAAGGCCTTCCTTATCGACATTCTTGTGAAGGACCTGATGATATG CCAGCACATGTGAAAGCATGTTTCTTAGGATCATCTCTAACTATCCCAATCACAGATGGCAAGTTAAATCTTGGAACATGGCAAGGAGTTTGGTTATGTGAACATCGGAATCACGCTGGCAGCCGAaag GTTGTGGTAACCTTGTCTGGTTGTCCGCGCGACTCCCCACTGTCGCCGGTGTCCGCCGCCTCTTGCTCCAGTTAG
- the LOC123721731 gene encoding uncharacterized protein LOC123721731 — protein MDPIMDAIKNSGEPEWLEKTVIVVMLCCCFRFRIPRTKQQIEADYQRRIITNKFRQQLETIQDSKMDAMSLQDGSPALELLHEKTHSMEDNQQGSQPSSIMSPQQSSLDASFQPENSQKPEPQVSGVNFVKFATKVAHLSKLGQPKSPTSPTTENKMEF, from the exons atGGATCCTATTATGGACGCAATCAAAAATTCTGGTGAACCAGAATGGCTTGAGAAAACAGTAATAG TCGTGATGCTATGCTGCTGCTTCCGTTTCCGCATACCACGGACGAAGCAGCAAATCGAGGCGGACTACCAACGGCGAATCATCACCAACAAGTTTCGACAACAACTTGAAACGATACAGGATTCAAAGATGGACGCCATGTCATTACAAGACG GCTCGCCAGCCTTGGAACTTCTGCACGAAAAAACACATTCGATGGAGGACAACCAGCAAGGATCCCAGCCCAGCTCCATCATGTCGCCGCAACAGA GTTCTCTGGACGCGTCATTCCAGCCGGAGAACAGCCAGAAGCCGGAGCCGCAGGTGTCCGGAGTGAACTTCGTCAAGTTCGCAACCAAAGTGGCGCATCTGTCAAAACTCGGACAACCAAAGTCACCCACCTCCCCGACCACGGAAAATAAAATggagttttaa
- the LOC106720930 gene encoding actin-related protein 2/3 complex subunit 2 gives MILLEINNRIIEETLTVKYKNALARLKPESIDVTVADFDGVLFHISNVNGDKTKVRVSISLKFYKQLEEHGADELLKRVYGPLLTETESGYNVSVLLDMENIPDDWEEIVKKVGLLKRNCFASVFERYFRLQEDGDVSHKRAVINYRQDETLYVEAQEDRVTVVFSTVFRHEDDMVIGKVFMQELKEGRRASHTAPQVLFSHKEPPLELLDTDAKVGENISYVTFVLFPRHTCAAARDNTIDLLHMFRDYLHYHIKCSKVYVHSRMRAKAGDLLKVLNRARPQPTSRPNERKTITGRTFIRRD, from the exons atgatCTTGCTGGAGATCAATAATAGAATTATAGAAGAGACTCtaacagttaaatataaaaatgcactGGCGCG cTTAAAACCTGAATCAATTGATGTGACTGTTGCGGACTTCGATGGAGTGCTCTTTCATATATCTAATGTTAATGGAGATAAAACCAAAGTTAGG GTTAGTATATCATTAAAGTTTTACAAGCAGTTAGAAGAACATGGTGCCGATGAACTGCTCAAAAGAGTATATGGACCTCTCCTCACCGAAACGGAATCag GCTATAATGTGTCAGTGCTGCTGGACATGGAGAACATCCCTGATGATTGGGAGGAGATTGTGAAGAAAGTTGGTCTGCTGAAGAGGAACTGCTTTGCGTCCGTATTCGAGCGCTACTTCCGCCTGCAGGAAGATGGGGACGTCAGTCACAAGCGAGCCGTTATCAACTATCGCCAGGAtgaaacatt GTATGTGGAAGCTCAAGAGGATCGAGTGACAGTAGTGTTTTCCACTGTATTCCGTCATGAGGATGACATGGTTATTGGAAAGGTTTTCATGCAGGAACTGAAGGAAGGTAGAAGAGCATCACACACTGCGCCACAG GTTCTATTTTCACACAAGGAGCCGCCGCTAGAACTTCTTGATACTGATGCGAAAGTTGGTGAAAATATAAGTTATGTTACATTTG TGCTGTTCCCGCGACACACGTGCGCGGCGGCGCGGGACAACACCATTGACCTGCTGCACATGTTCCGTGACTACCTGCACTACCACATCAAGTGCAGCAAGGTGTACGTGCACTCGCGCATGCGCGCCAAGGCCGGCGACCTGCTCAAGGTGCTCAACCGCGCTCGCCCACAACCCACCTCGCGCCCCAACGAACGCAAGACCATCAC ggGGAGAACGTTTATAAGACGAGATTGA